From Anaerotignum faecicola, one genomic window encodes:
- a CDS encoding stalk domain-containing protein, translating into MAKNTSSQVKQVALDVPAYISAAGYTMLPVRAVLQHGYQQQTTFCGAQASRTVTTCMYGQRIITMVAGQKVVTVNGNTIPRIRYSTDQRTAEHSCL; encoded by the coding sequence TTGGCGAAAAATACATCATCGCAGGTGAAACAGGTTGCTCTGGATGTACCCGCTTACATCTCCGCTGCAGGCTACACAATGCTGCCCGTAAGAGCAGTGCTACAGCACGGGTATCAACAACAAACAACGTTCTGTGGAGCACAGGCTTCCAGAACAGTAACAACCTGTATGTATGGTCAGAGAATCATCACTATGGTTGCAGGCCAGAAGGTTGTTACAGTTAACGGTAACACAATCCCCCGCATCCGCTACAGTACAGATCAAAGGACGGCAGAACATTCCTGCCTATGA
- a CDS encoding MATE family efflux transporter — MCQFYFIAIYLGYAYGSAPIVAFNYGAGKKAELQNVLKKSLKLLLGTGIVLLSIGVLFAGVLSGLFVGYDAQLYAMTVRGLRFYAVSFLLSGFNIFGSSFFTALNNGMVSAAISFLRTVVFEVAAVLILPLFFGLDGVWCAITVAELASILITIGAFSALRKRYQYL; from the coding sequence ATATGTCAATTTTATTTTATTGCGATTTATCTGGGTTATGCCTATGGCTCTGCGCCCATCGTTGCCTTCAACTATGGTGCGGGGAAGAAGGCGGAGCTGCAGAATGTGCTGAAAAAGAGCCTGAAGCTGCTTTTGGGGACAGGCATTGTGCTGCTTTCGATAGGGGTGCTTTTTGCCGGCGTGCTTTCGGGGCTTTTTGTCGGCTATGATGCACAGCTTTATGCCATGACTGTGAGAGGACTTCGCTTTTATGCGGTTTCCTTCCTTTTGAGCGGCTTTAATATTTTCGGTTCGTCCTTCTTTACGGCATTGAACAACGGGATGGTTTCTGCGGCAATTTCCTTCCTGCGTACAGTTGTTTTTGAGGTGGCGGCAGTTTTGATTTTGCCTCTCTTTTTTGGCTTGGATGGCGTTTGGTGCGCCATTACGGTGGCGGAGCTTGCCTCTATCCTGATTACCATAGGTGCTTTCTCCGCCCTGCGAAAGAGGTATCAGTATCTGTGA
- a CDS encoding MATE family efflux transporter, with translation MNIQLSDHFTYRRLIRFVIPSVAMMILTSIYGVVDGLFVSNFVGKTAFAAVNLVIPFTLVLGAFGFMLGTGGTALVAKTLGEGKQEEANRIFSMLIYFAIGLGLVLTMLGIAALKKILLKMGADDAMLGYGMIYGRLVLLGIPFYMLENMFQNFLIAAEKPQLGLIVTIAAGLTNMVLDALFIAVLGWGVAGAAVATALGQCVGGLIPFVYFARKNSSKLSLVKTRLMGGALFHACTNGSSELVSNISMSSVGMLYNAQLMKVAGENGVAAYGVILYVNFILLRFIWVMPMALRPSLPSTMVRGRRRSCRMC, from the coding sequence ATGAATATCCAATTATCGGATCATTTTACCTATCGCAGGCTGATTCGGTTTGTCATCCCTTCGGTTGCCATGATGATTCTGACCTCGATTTATGGCGTGGTCGATGGGCTGTTTGTTTCCAATTTTGTTGGGAAAACCGCCTTTGCGGCAGTCAATCTTGTGATCCCCTTCACATTGGTTTTGGGTGCCTTCGGCTTTATGCTGGGGACAGGCGGCACTGCCCTTGTGGCGAAAACCTTGGGAGAGGGCAAGCAGGAGGAGGCAAATCGGATTTTTTCCATGCTGATTTATTTTGCGATTGGCTTGGGGCTTGTGCTGACGATGCTCGGCATTGCGGCGTTGAAAAAAATCCTTCTTAAAATGGGCGCAGATGATGCCATGCTTGGCTACGGCATGATTTACGGGAGGCTTGTGCTTTTGGGGATTCCCTTTTATATGCTGGAAAATATGTTCCAGAACTTTCTGATTGCAGCGGAAAAGCCGCAGCTTGGCTTAATTGTAACGATTGCCGCAGGGCTGACGAATATGGTTTTGGATGCGCTGTTTATTGCGGTGCTTGGCTGGGGCGTGGCAGGTGCGGCGGTGGCAACGGCATTGGGGCAATGTGTCGGCGGCTTGATTCCCTTTGTTTATTTTGCAAGGAAAAACAGCAGCAAGCTTTCTCTGGTGAAAACAAGGCTGATGGGCGGCGCATTATTTCATGCCTGTACGAATGGCTCCTCCGAGCTGGTGTCGAATATTTCCATGTCCTCGGTGGGAATGCTCTATAATGCACAGCTGATGAAGGTTGCGGGGGAAAACGGCGTGGCGGCGTATGGCGTGATTCTATATGTCAATTTTATTTTATTGCGATTTATCTGGGTTATGCCTATGGCTCTGCGCCCATCGTTGCCTTCAACTATGGTGCGGGGAAGAAGGCGGAGCTGCAGAATGTGCTGA
- a CDS encoding tRNA threonylcarbamoyladenosine dehydratase — translation MSELNEFSRAELLLGEEGIEKLRKARVAVFGIGGVGSFVAEALARGGVGHLALVDGDVVSLTNINRQLIATQKTIGRRKTSVMAERIHEILPETEVVEYPVVYGAENRDLLDFASYDYIVDAIDTVTSKLILIEEAKKAGTEVISSMGTGNKFDPTRFEVADISKTSVCPLAKVMRKELKVRGIRGVKVVYSKELPQKPAESQETGKRQIPGSLSFVPPVAGMILAGEVIRHIAGVDLA, via the coding sequence ATGAGCGAATTGAATGAATTTTCCAGAGCGGAGCTGCTTCTGGGAGAGGAAGGCATAGAAAAACTGAGAAAGGCGCGTGTGGCAGTGTTCGGTATTGGTGGTGTCGGCTCCTTTGTGGCAGAGGCACTGGCAAGAGGCGGCGTGGGACACCTTGCCCTTGTGGATGGAGATGTGGTAAGCCTGACAAATATCAACCGTCAGCTGATTGCAACGCAGAAAACGATTGGCAGAAGGAAAACGTCTGTCATGGCAGAGCGAATTCATGAGATTCTGCCGGAGACCGAGGTGGTGGAATATCCTGTGGTTTACGGTGCGGAAAACAGGGATTTGCTGGATTTTGCTTCGTATGATTACATTGTGGATGCGATTGATACGGTGACCTCCAAGCTGATTCTGATAGAAGAAGCGAAAAAAGCGGGGACAGAGGTTATCAGCTCCATGGGGACAGGAAATAAATTTGACCCGACCCGTTTTGAGGTGGCGGATATCTCCAAAACAAGCGTCTGTCCGCTGGCGAAGGTGATGCGGAAGGAATTGAAGGTGCGCGGCATTCGCGGCGTGAAGGTGGTTTATTCTAAGGAGCTGCCCCAAAAGCCGGCAGAATCGCAGGAGACGGGCAAACGACAGATTCCCGGAAGTCTTTCCTTTGTGCCGCCGGTGGCAGGCATGATTCTGGCAGGAGAGGTTATCCGGCATATTGCTGGCGTGGATTTGGCATAA
- a CDS encoding HAD hydrolase family protein has protein sequence MTGFDGALYDEKNGISPYASFELNQLLQDGLPFTIATERTPASLMADLKGLDLRLPVIAMDGAVLYDVKDKRYRATSGLPKEWVDRICTLVKEKEYHYFLNVVWQNVLLIYFGEFKNEVERELYLSNRRSPYRNYIYGEMPEDGVVVYILLVLQDADADALEAELKEMDTEQELLFLRDKSETPETYCHLKIYHKNATKKYMLERLMEEIPQKKCVAFGSNRNDLSMLTSAQLSYATADAEAEAKAAAKRQLKGHGGDSIVRKIFRLYERLPWGKSCPRS, from the coding sequence GTGACGGGCTTTGACGGGGCATTATACGATGAAAAAAACGGTATTTCGCCCTATGCCTCCTTTGAGCTGAATCAGCTTTTGCAGGATGGCCTGCCGTTTACCATTGCGACAGAGCGTACACCCGCTTCGCTGATGGCGGATTTAAAGGGGCTTGATTTGCGCCTGCCTGTTATCGCGATGGATGGGGCGGTGCTGTATGATGTGAAGGATAAGCGATACCGTGCGACAAGCGGACTGCCGAAGGAATGGGTGGACAGAATCTGCACCCTTGTGAAGGAGAAGGAGTATCATTATTTCCTGAACGTGGTCTGGCAAAATGTGCTTTTGATTTATTTTGGCGAATTTAAAAATGAGGTGGAACGAGAATTGTATCTTTCTAACCGCCGATCGCCTTACCGCAATTATATTTATGGAGAAATGCCGGAGGATGGTGTTGTGGTGTATATCCTGCTGGTGCTGCAGGATGCGGATGCGGATGCACTGGAGGCAGAACTAAAAGAGATGGATACCGAACAGGAGCTGCTTTTCCTGCGGGATAAATCGGAAACGCCGGAGACATACTGTCATTTGAAGATTTATCATAAAAATGCAACGAAGAAATATATGCTGGAGCGGCTGATGGAGGAAATCCCGCAGAAGAAATGTGTTGCCTTTGGCAGCAACCGAAACGATCTTTCCATGCTGACCTCTGCACAGCTTTCCTATGCAACTGCGGATGCCGAAGCGGAAGCAAAGGCGGCGGCGAAGCGGCAGTTAAAGGGACATGGCGGCGACAGCATTGTGCGAAAGATTTTCCGTTTGTATGAGCGGCTGCCTTGGGGGAAAAGCTGCCCAAGGAGCTGA
- a CDS encoding FUSC family protein — protein sequence MVANIPRVGMRMVKTALAVAICFFLYVLRGEEGVPIFSTIAAIICMQPYAENSIQVSINRIIGTLLGAVFALLVLYLIQYIPYQVRILRYLVISFAVIPVMYVTVLLKRTGASALAGIVLLSVCLSNVGIHRWRGQSIVLLKRLSGFWFLWGSIICICHGKGQRTISL from the coding sequence ATGGTTGCAAATATTCCGAGAGTCGGTATGCGTATGGTGAAAACAGCATTGGCGGTTGCCATCTGCTTTTTTCTTTATGTTCTGCGCGGAGAGGAAGGCGTACCGATTTTTTCTACGATTGCCGCGATTATCTGTATGCAGCCCTATGCGGAAAACAGCATACAGGTTTCCATAAACCGTATTATCGGCACACTGCTTGGGGCGGTCTTTGCGCTTCTGGTGCTGTATCTGATCCAATATATTCCCTATCAGGTGCGTATCCTGCGATATCTGGTGATTTCCTTTGCGGTCATTCCTGTGATGTATGTGACGGTTTTATTGAAGCGCACGGGTGCTTCTGCGCTGGCAGGGATTGTACTGCTGAGTGTCTGCCTCTCTAATGTGGGTATACACCGCTGGAGGGGGCAATCAATCGTTCTGTTGAAACGATTATCGGGATTCTGGTTTCTCTGGGGGTCAATAATCTGCATCTGCCACGGAAAAGGACAGAGAACTATCTCTTTGTGA